Below is a window of Carassius gibelio isolate Cgi1373 ecotype wild population from Czech Republic chromosome B23, carGib1.2-hapl.c, whole genome shotgun sequence DNA.
AATGGATGGAAATAAAATGCCCCATCACAATGCGTAATGACGCACAATGGCTGATCTTGCGCTCTTAGAAGATGTGGCAAATGGAAGAATTCGGAGTGAACGCATCTTTAGACAGCAAGAAGACTTGCTGGCAAACGAGGACGAGTGGCTTATGAGCCGGTTCCGACTTCCTCGAGCCGTCCTGTTGGACCTCTGCGGGCTTTTGGGCCCGGCGTTACAGAGGAGCACTCGGAGGAACCACGCCGTGCCAGTCCCACTTCAAGTCCTAACAACACTAGGATTCCTGGCGACTGGCACTTTTCAGAGGGAATTGGCTGACAGGTCAGGAATATCTCAGCCGACCCTTAGCCGGGTAATGCCAGACGTGTTAAAAGGCATAATAGCTTCGTCCCATGATTCCATAAAGTTTCCATACACGGCGGGTGAACAGGCAAACAAGAAAGCTCAATTTGCAGCTATGTATGGTTTCCCAAATGTCATCGGTGCTATTGACTGCACTCATGTTGCCATAAGGGCACCGAACGTTAATGAAAATACTTTCATTAATCGAAAGCATTTTCATTCAATCAATGTCCAAATTATTTGTGATGCAGACATGTTGCTCACTAATGTAGTAGCTCGGTGGCCTGGGTCAACCCATGACTCATTTATTTTAAGACACAGCAGTGTTGGACGCAGACTCGAGGCTGGTGCTATACGTGATGGCTGGCTTCTAGGTACGTTTGATTATAGACATTCACATTTTAATGTACTTCAATGTCTTAACCCTTTCACTATCCTTGCAGGGGACAGTGGATATCCCCTCAAACAGTGGCTGCTTACGCCTTTCCTCAACCCACATAGTGCAGAGGAAAGGCACTACAACATGTGCCACAGCCGAGCTCGCGCTATAGTGGAGCGCACCATCGGCCTGTTTAAGAGCAGATGGCGCTGCCTCGACTGCACTGGAGGGAGGTTATTGTACACGCCTGAAAAGGTGTGCCAAATCGTGCTGGCATGTGCTGTGCTACACAATGTGGCACAGCTTAAAAACGTGCCTCTACCCCCTGGCGCCGATTGCTGTGTTGGCCCCGACCCTGAACCCCATCCCCACGCATTTGAGCCAAATGCTGCTGCTGTGCGCCAGCGTTTGGAAGTGATGCGTCGCTTGTAAAGAACAACAAAAGGtgtggaaaatattatttattcaagaaTTCCCTCATCGTGCAGTTTATTTCAGTCAGGGCAGTCTTGATTTCGCCCAACTCCTTGGCCACCTCTCTGATTGAACTAATGACTTCCCTCTGCATTTCAAGGACTGCATCGGTGAGGACACGTCCACTGCTGGAGGGTTGAGAGCCGCGTGCCGTGGAGACGCTGGGTCCAGACGGCTGCTCAGCTGCAGCATCGTAACCACTGGCCCCGCTGGAACACCcagcaactgaaataaaattgttctatattaataaactgtaattgtgtAGCCTGCATACATGTGACTTGACTGCATTCATTTTACTTATTTCTCTTACCTGTGTCACCCGGTGCATCTGGCGCGTCAGTGTCCCCCTCCGCCTCAGTCACCACTCCACTTAATAGGGATTCCCCAATAATTGCCGCCAGTCTCTCATCAAGAGGGGTCAGCTCCGGTGTCCCCTTTCCCCCACCCGTGGCAGACACACTCTGGCGATGGAGCGCTAGACGTTTTTTTGCCTCGACTTTGATGTCCgaccatttcttttttatttcggcCACGGTCCGAGGTTGTGAGGCTACAGCATTTACGGCGTCTGCCACCGTTTGCCACTCAAGTGCCTTTTTGGCATTAGTAATGCCTACACTGTGCCCTCCAAACAACATTTTTCTCCTCTTTTCCACCTCGCCAACGATAACTTCTACTTCACATTGAGTGAAGTTACGTTTTTTTGATTTCCTCTCTGTGTTTGCCATGATTTCGCAATCAATGAATATTAACTTGTGGGCGTTTCACGGACTATTTATAGGCGTGTCATGAAGCCGCAAAAGCTGCGCTACATTTAGAATTGATTGtgatttattaagggaaaaatcCGTAGGATGTGCGTGCGCACGGTTTTATAAATCCGAATATTTCTGTGCGTACGCACGTCCTATGTTTCATCCGTACGCCACTTCTGACGCAAATCCTACgcaaagttttataaatgaggcccctgaACTTCCAAGACCAAAACAAGGCCATTCATTCAAGATAATTAATTAATCATGTGACTATTGAACATTAATAATGAACACCTGCTgtcaacaagcagaatcaccaaaggAGAAAATCACAATGTTTAagtcaccatcatggagatcagggtttgctttagttgggatcttgtcCCTTgactttttaacattaaaatttgTTTGGCTACTGTAACTGAGTTATAACAGCTAGACAAGCAAAGAGAAAAGATGATAAGGTGGTGTTGGTTATGTTTTCACATAATCATTATTTGAcctgaatcactgaactcatttagaGCCCAATCTCTGAGTTAGATTTTAGTGATGTCCGGTTCACGATCGAATCGTTCTTTTTAACCGGTTCTTTtcagtgaaccggttgaaccagttcaccaaatcggtcTGAATCGTTCCAAACAGTTCGCATCTCCAGTAAGCAAACACGAATCCACAAATTACTAAAGTTACTCACTTTTTGACGTGCCTGACACTACCTCTCTAAATAAACCAACATCCCGGAGTTATTCGATTACTCCAACAGTACAGTGACTTAacctgctgtgaagagagaactgatgaTGATGGGCACGAGCAGCAGAGCAGCTGATATGAGTGCGCATGCGCGGCGCACACGAACGAACATACACGGCCTGTCACGGttctcgttcttgagtcaagaaccggttgaaGCGGTTGACGACCGAGAACCGCTTCTTTGGGAcatgtccgatttgagaaccggtgagctgatgatactgcgcatgcgtttaacttttcaagtgaaCGAAAAGCACGTTAGTCAAGTTTTGTTGAACATCGGACAGTGTGAGAATATAAAACATACTGGAAATATGTTTATGACTTAATTCAAAATACAAAAAGTTTATTGTGCTTTTCCAAATACACCATAGCAGATTAATAGcataaaatactgtacataatacTGTAATAAACTACATGCCAAAATGAACATAATATTTTGTACACAGATCAAACTAATGTATATAGTTCTAcaaatttatttttctatattaatgttatttaaaagcaATATAGTGAAAGTTGTGCAGTTGTGCtttcaagttatttttttttttttaaagattggaAGCATTTATTTGTTTCATAAATAATCCATGGacagtttatttaatttctaaacaAGGTGATATAAAGATAACTACAGCGAGAGCAAACAAGCGACtccttttgaatcgctctcgtggTTCTCGAATCTCAATCTCGTTCTCGAGTAGAACCGGTTGCaacggttttcggatcatcagtacacaaCCGAGAACCGCTTCTTTCGGAcgtgtccgatttgagaaccggtgagctgatgatactgcgcatgcgtgattcagcgtgtgATCTGAAGCTACCGAACAGTAACATCACAGCACCGGTTAACTAGGACAACTATGAGAGGACTCGAATGAGGGgccaatctggcgaaacgtaagtttaTTTAATCATAATGTAAGAGGATCATGCTTTCTGCTCTGATGAAGActaatttattcactttataaCTGTAAAACTTTGTTTGCACATCACTGCCtgtaaatgtcatgtgtttggatgctttagaTGCAAAACTAAATTGTAAGAAATGCTTCAGATTATAATGTTTTAGTTGACTGatgttatgattactgactttatatatttgaatgtgttAAGTTTTTTCATCCCGG
It encodes the following:
- the LOC128012075 gene encoding nuclear apoptosis-inducing factor 1-like, yielding MANTERKSKKRNFTQCEVEVIVGEVEKRRKMLFGGHSVGITNAKKALEWQTVADAVNAVASQPRTVAEIKKKWSDIKVEAKKRLALHRQSVSATGGGKGTPELTPLDERLAAIIGESLLSGVVTEAEGDTDAPDAPGDTVAGCSSGASGYDAAAEQPSGPSVSTARGSQPSSSGRVLTDAVLEMQREVISSIREVAKELGEIKTALTEINCTMREFLNK